A region from the Chloroflexia bacterium SDU3-3 genome encodes:
- a CDS encoding VWA domain-containing protein, translating to MDDRLIDFIAALRAAGVRISVAESADALRAIAAAGIADRELFRLALRATLVKDAKDRDSFDELFPSYFGPGAPPMPNQPGQGMSPDDRQKLEEMLEQMLQQMSPEQLRQLFEAMVRGVEMDREALRAMVQGTLDRAPYLSRFQQQRLAQRAMRDLEFDRLDQLLEELIQKMREAGVSDEALRELTEQARENQQALAQQLAQEVGQGIAEHERENPPPRSSPEDLMDRPFEYLGHEDADMLRRSLSRLASQIRTRAALRQRRGSRGSLDAKATIRASMRYGGVPLAIHHRRRHLKPKVTVLCDLSTSMRPVVSFMLLLVYGLQDQISRTRSYAFVADLHDISPDFQDSRPEQAIQSVLERIRPGHYNTDLGNSLRTFSRDHMGAVDSRTTVIILGDGRNNYFDPNLRDFAEIKRRARRVLWFTPEPPRSWGTGDSDMPKYAPLCDAVHEVGNLRQLTAAVDALFG from the coding sequence ATGGATGACCGTCTGATCGATTTCATTGCGGCGCTGCGGGCCGCAGGTGTGCGCATCTCGGTGGCCGAGAGCGCCGATGCGCTGCGGGCGATCGCGGCGGCTGGTATCGCCGACCGCGAGCTGTTCCGGCTGGCGCTGCGGGCCACCCTGGTGAAGGATGCGAAGGACCGCGACTCGTTCGACGAGCTGTTCCCCAGCTACTTTGGGCCAGGCGCGCCGCCCATGCCCAACCAGCCGGGCCAGGGCATGTCGCCCGACGACCGCCAGAAGCTGGAGGAGATGCTTGAGCAGATGCTCCAGCAGATGTCGCCCGAGCAGCTGCGCCAGCTGTTCGAGGCCATGGTGCGCGGGGTGGAGATGGACCGCGAGGCGCTGCGGGCCATGGTGCAGGGCACGCTCGACCGCGCCCCCTACCTCAGCCGCTTCCAGCAGCAGCGCCTTGCCCAGCGGGCCATGCGCGATCTTGAGTTCGACCGGCTCGACCAGCTGCTGGAGGAGCTGATCCAGAAGATGCGCGAGGCTGGGGTGAGCGACGAGGCCCTGCGCGAGCTGACCGAGCAGGCCCGCGAGAACCAGCAGGCCCTGGCCCAGCAGCTGGCGCAGGAGGTGGGCCAGGGCATCGCCGAGCACGAGCGCGAGAACCCGCCGCCGCGCAGCTCGCCCGAAGACCTGATGGACCGGCCCTTCGAGTACCTGGGCCACGAGGATGCCGACATGCTGCGCCGCAGCCTCTCGCGGCTGGCCTCGCAGATCCGCACGCGGGCGGCGCTGCGCCAGCGCCGCGGCAGCCGCGGCAGCCTAGATGCCAAGGCCACCATCCGCGCCAGCATGCGCTACGGCGGGGTGCCGCTGGCCATCCACCACCGCCGCAGGCACCTCAAGCCCAAGGTCACGGTGCTGTGCGACCTCTCCACATCCATGCGCCCGGTCGTGTCGTTCATGCTGCTGCTGGTCTACGGCCTGCAAGATCAGATCAGCCGCACCCGCTCCTACGCCTTCGTGGCCGATCTGCACGACATCTCGCCCGACTTCCAGGACTCGCGGCCCGAGCAGGCCATCCAGAGCGTGCTCGAGCGCATCCGCCCCGGCCACTACAACACCGATCTGGGCAACAGCCTGCGCACCTTCAGCCGCGACCACATGGGCGCGGTGGATAGCCGCACCACCGTGATCATCCTTGGTGATGGCCGCAACAACTACTTTGACCCCAACCTGCGCGACTTCGCCGAGATCAAGCGCCGCGCCCGCCGCGTGCTGTGGTTCACCCCCGAGCCGCCGCGCTCGTGGGGCACCGGCGACAGCGACATGCCCAAGTACGCGCCGCTGTGCGACGCGGTACATGAGGTGGGCAACCTGCGCCAGCTCACCGCTGCGGTGGATGCGCTGTTTGGCTAG
- a CDS encoding ComEA family DNA-binding protein → MDQLPEWLRQRPTIIASIVLVLAALGALLLLGQRSSGATFSAGEAVSLPTSELEGSQDEEEEPTATLAPEIVVSISGEVMDPDAYQLPANARVKDLVMAAGGLSEQADAAQINLAQRLSDEQHVHIPKLGSAPPATSAAGEGGKLNINIASAAQLEDLPGIGEVMAGNIIDYRTAHGAFQKIEDLQHVNGLGKNVYDKIAPLITIGP, encoded by the coding sequence ATGGATCAGCTTCCCGAGTGGCTGCGACAACGCCCAACCATCATCGCCAGCATCGTGCTAGTTCTGGCCGCGCTCGGCGCGCTGCTGCTGCTTGGGCAGCGCTCGTCGGGCGCAACGTTTAGCGCTGGTGAGGCCGTGAGCCTTCCCACCAGCGAGCTAGAGGGCAGCCAGGACGAGGAGGAGGAGCCAACCGCCACCCTCGCCCCCGAGATCGTCGTATCGATCAGCGGCGAGGTGATGGACCCCGACGCATACCAGCTGCCCGCCAACGCGCGGGTAAAAGACCTGGTGATGGCCGCCGGTGGGCTGAGCGAGCAGGCCGACGCAGCCCAGATCAACCTGGCCCAGCGGCTGAGCGATGAGCAGCATGTGCACATTCCCAAGCTCGGCAGCGCCCCTCCCGCCACCAGCGCGGCAGGCGAGGGCGGCAAGCTCAACATCAATATCGCCAGCGCCGCCCAGCTGGAAGACCTGCCAGGGATCGGCGAGGTGATGGCTGGCAACATTATCGACTACCGCACTGCGCATGGCGCGTTTCAAAAGATAGAAGATCTGCAACATGTCAATGGACTAGGGAAAAACGTGTATGATAAGATAGCACCGCTGATAACTATTGGCCCATAA
- the gnd gene encoding decarboxylating 6-phosphogluconate dehydrogenase, which yields MDLGITGLGRMGAGMARRWLRNGHRVVGHNRTASVAEEIASEGMEVAYSLEELVSKLQAPRAVWVMLPSGKVTDDAINHLATLLEPGDTIIDSGNTNFNDDVRRAEALKAKGIHYIDQGTSGGIWGLEKGFCLMVGGEPEAVKPLEQAFIDLAPEDGYIHCGPAGSGHFVKMVHNGVEYGMMQAYAEGFEIMQAKKEFNLDLHKIASVWNHGSVVRSWLLELTEDAFAEDPKLDAIKGYVEDNGEGRWTIQSAIDLDVPAPVITLALFERFHSRQDDSFAAKVLAAMRKGFGGHAVKKV from the coding sequence ATGGACCTGGGTATTACTGGCCTTGGCCGGATGGGCGCGGGCATGGCCCGCCGTTGGCTTCGCAATGGGCACCGCGTGGTTGGCCACAACCGCACGGCCTCGGTCGCCGAGGAGATCGCGTCGGAGGGGATGGAGGTTGCCTACAGCCTGGAGGAGCTGGTCTCCAAGCTTCAGGCCCCGCGCGCGGTGTGGGTGATGCTGCCCTCGGGCAAGGTGACCGACGACGCGATCAACCACCTGGCCACCCTGCTGGAGCCGGGCGACACCATCATCGACAGCGGCAACACCAACTTTAACGACGACGTGCGCCGCGCCGAGGCGCTGAAGGCCAAGGGCATCCACTATATCGACCAGGGCACCTCGGGCGGCATCTGGGGCCTGGAGAAGGGTTTCTGCCTGATGGTGGGCGGCGAACCCGAGGCGGTGAAGCCGCTGGAGCAGGCCTTCATCGACCTGGCCCCCGAGGATGGCTACATCCACTGCGGCCCGGCTGGCTCCGGCCACTTTGTGAAGATGGTGCACAACGGCGTCGAGTACGGCATGATGCAGGCCTACGCCGAGGGCTTCGAGATCATGCAGGCCAAGAAGGAGTTCAACCTCGACCTGCACAAGATCGCCTCGGTGTGGAACCACGGCTCGGTGGTGCGCTCGTGGCTGCTGGAGCTGACCGAGGACGCCTTCGCCGAGGATCCGAAGCTGGATGCGATCAAGGGCTATGTGGAGGACAACGGCGAGGGCCGCTGGACCATCCAGTCGGCGATCGATCTGGACGTGCCCGCGCCGGTGATCACGCTGGCGCTGTTCGAGCGCTTCCACTCGCGCCAGGATGACTCGTTCGCGGCCAAGGTGCTGGCGGCCATGCGCAAGGGCTTCGGCGGCCACGCCGTGAAGAAGGTCTAG
- the pyk gene encoding pyruvate kinase → MRRTKIVATIGPSSSTPATIEQLIEAGVDVVRLNFSHGSHETHAEWIRLLREAAKRADKPLAILQDLQGPKIRTGPLVNHKPVILIPGNTFVITTVPVDGTSERVSTTYQALPHDVKPNDRVLLSDGLIELRVLHSDEVEVATEVIFGGELREHQGINLPGVNISAPALTEKDLEDLAFGLEHGVDYVALSFVRRARDVIQTKERMAALGYNVPLVSKIEKPEALDDLAAILDASDAIMVARGDLGVEIPTEQVPLVQKHLIEAANAVGKPVIIATQMLDSMIRNPRPTRAETSDVANAIIDGTDAVMLSGETANGSFPLESVRMMARIADVTESGERRGDILPVHIDARKTSFIEPRRDIADAISAASVAIIHTLKIKAIVAFTMSGNTARAVAQLRPEVPIFAFTPNEKVYHQLNLVWGIEPILCEFTSRLDDLQAMLERIVVSRGMAKVGDRLVMTGGHPIASRGATNFLKVFDIRPQD, encoded by the coding sequence ATGCGAAGAACCAAGATTGTTGCGACTATCGGCCCATCAAGCAGCACCCCCGCAACCATCGAGCAGCTGATCGAGGCCGGGGTGGATGTGGTGCGACTCAACTTCTCGCACGGCTCGCACGAGACCCACGCCGAGTGGATCCGGCTGCTGCGCGAGGCGGCCAAGCGCGCCGATAAGCCGCTGGCCATCCTGCAGGATCTGCAGGGCCCCAAGATCCGCACTGGCCCCCTGGTCAACCACAAGCCGGTCATCCTCATTCCCGGCAACACCTTTGTCATCACCACCGTGCCGGTAGACGGCACATCCGAGCGTGTCAGCACCACCTACCAGGCCCTGCCCCATGATGTGAAGCCAAATGACCGTGTACTACTCTCGGATGGGCTGATCGAGCTGCGCGTGCTGCACTCGGATGAGGTGGAGGTGGCCACCGAGGTCATCTTCGGCGGCGAGCTGCGCGAGCACCAGGGCATCAACCTGCCCGGCGTGAACATCAGCGCCCCCGCCCTGACCGAGAAAGACCTGGAGGATCTGGCCTTCGGCCTTGAGCACGGCGTCGATTATGTCGCGCTGTCGTTTGTACGGAGGGCCAGGGATGTGATCCAGACCAAGGAGCGCATGGCCGCACTTGGCTACAATGTGCCGCTGGTCTCGAAGATCGAGAAGCCCGAGGCGCTGGATGATCTGGCCGCCATCCTCGATGCCTCGGATGCGATCATGGTGGCGCGCGGCGACCTAGGCGTGGAGATCCCCACCGAGCAGGTGCCGCTGGTGCAGAAGCACCTGATCGAGGCCGCCAACGCTGTGGGCAAACCAGTGATCATCGCCACCCAGATGCTCGACTCGATGATCCGCAACCCGCGCCCTACCCGCGCCGAGACCAGCGACGTGGCCAACGCGATCATCGACGGCACCGACGCGGTGATGCTGAGCGGCGAGACGGCCAACGGCAGCTTCCCGCTGGAGTCCGTGCGGATGATGGCCAGGATTGCCGATGTGACCGAGAGCGGCGAGCGGCGCGGCGACATCCTGCCGGTGCACATCGATGCGCGCAAGACCTCGTTCATCGAGCCGCGGCGCGATATCGCCGACGCGATCAGCGCGGCCTCGGTGGCGATCATCCACACGCTGAAGATCAAGGCGATCGTCGCCTTCACGATGAGCGGCAACACCGCGCGGGCCGTGGCCCAGCTGCGCCCCGAGGTGCCGATCTTCGCCTTCACGCCCAACGAGAAGGTCTACCACCAGCTCAATCTGGTGTGGGGCATCGAGCCGATCCTCTGCGAGTTCACCTCGCGGCTGGATGACCTGCAGGCCATGCTCGAACGAATCGTGGTGAGCCGGGGGATGGCCAAGGTGGGTGACCGCCTGGTGATGACCGGCGGGCACCCGATCGCCAGCCGTGGCGCGACCAATTTCCTCAAGGTGTTTGATATTCGCCCCCAGGACTAG